A single Leptospira kirschneri serovar Cynopteri str. 3522 CT DNA region contains:
- a CDS encoding LIC_12097 family sensor histidine kinase — protein sequence MSSLQENLLEKTGELQAILDGITEPLVLIDPGFRIRRVNRSTLEFSGQSSFLSIIGKKCFEVLYNRSDVCPYCPMKGMQSSEENFNRYFEYPRSDVNREIFHSVKGQKETLYLDFYPIEKEGNIGSVLEKVSNITRIKEKEEENLRIRNLASLGIFISGVAHELNNPLTGMSLTLQSLLNNLTSIDPDFFRKRLDMMKEDLTRAAMIVTDIISFAKPDRLVTTSADIYETIQKARENVIWVYPVLSKNISWEILCEPRTTFQFNPVKLERLFINLFKNSLQAFDYGEGKIRVEVRKTRNMVHIIVEDNAGGIPDNLIDKIFSPFFTKNKTGIGTGLGLSICHSIVREHKGELSVKSFEKKTRFRVSLPFTQYQEYIS from the coding sequence ATGTCCTCATTGCAGGAAAACCTCTTAGAAAAAACCGGTGAACTTCAAGCCATCTTAGATGGAATTACGGAACCGTTGGTATTGATCGATCCAGGATTTCGTATACGCAGAGTCAATCGGTCCACATTGGAATTTTCCGGTCAATCTTCGTTTTTATCCATCATAGGTAAAAAATGTTTCGAAGTTTTATACAATCGTAGCGACGTATGTCCTTACTGTCCGATGAAAGGAATGCAATCGAGTGAAGAAAATTTCAACAGATATTTTGAATATCCTAGATCGGACGTGAACAGAGAAATTTTTCATTCCGTCAAAGGCCAAAAAGAAACTCTCTATCTGGACTTCTATCCTATCGAAAAAGAAGGTAACATAGGTTCCGTTCTTGAAAAGGTAAGTAATATTACTAGAATCAAAGAAAAAGAAGAAGAAAATCTAAGGATTCGAAATTTGGCTTCTTTGGGAATTTTTATTTCCGGTGTCGCACACGAACTGAACAACCCTCTTACGGGTATGAGTTTAACTCTTCAAAGTCTTTTGAATAATCTCACTTCAATCGATCCTGATTTTTTTCGTAAACGTTTGGATATGATGAAAGAGGATCTAACAAGAGCCGCTATGATCGTCACCGATATTATCAGTTTTGCAAAACCGGATCGATTAGTAACTACAAGCGCAGATATTTATGAAACCATTCAAAAAGCAAGAGAAAATGTGATCTGGGTTTATCCAGTACTTTCTAAAAATATTTCTTGGGAAATTTTATGTGAACCGAGAACCACGTTTCAATTTAATCCAGTAAAATTAGAAAGACTTTTTATCAATTTATTTAAGAACTCTTTGCAGGCATTCGACTACGGAGAAGGAAAAATTCGGGTGGAAGTTCGTAAGACCAGAAACATGGTACATATCATCGTAGAAGACAACGCTGGTGGAATTCCCGACAATCTAATCGATAAGATATTTTCTCCTTTTTTTACCAAAAATAAAACCGGAATCGGAACCGGACTTGGACTTTCCATCTGTCACTCTATCGTTCGAGAACACAAAGGAGAACTATCCGTTAAATCTTTTGAAAAGAAAACAAGGTTTAGAGTTTCTTTACCTTTCACACAATATCAAGAGTACATTTCCTAA
- a CDS encoding response regulator, producing MKNKKLKCILLIDDNQDDNFFHERVIYKGNYAETVITKQSGQEALLFLKNKSNNIEPFPDLIFLDINMPGMNGWEFLEEYKKLDQKLQTSTLIIMLTTSDNPDDKNKFSQFGSTSDFKTKPLTNAMIDEILEKYFSESVSADS from the coding sequence ATGAAAAACAAAAAGTTAAAATGTATTCTTCTGATCGATGACAACCAAGACGATAATTTTTTTCATGAAAGAGTTATCTATAAAGGAAATTATGCGGAAACAGTAATCACAAAACAATCCGGCCAGGAAGCTCTTCTTTTTTTAAAAAATAAATCCAATAATATAGAACCGTTTCCAGATCTCATCTTTCTGGATATTAATATGCCTGGTATGAATGGTTGGGAATTTTTAGAAGAATATAAAAAGTTGGATCAAAAACTTCAAACCAGCACACTCATCATCATGTTGACTACTTCGGACAACCCGGATGATAAAAATAAATTCAGTCAATTTGGTTCCACTTCGGATTTTAAAACCAAACCTCTTACCAATGCGATGATAGATGAAATTTTAGAAAAATATTTTTCTGAATCAGTTTCTGCAGACTCTTAG
- a CDS encoding gamma carbonic anhydrase family protein has product MKSNDQILEYMGKKPQIHESVFLAPGSQVIGDVVIGKNSSIWFQTLVRGDVNYIRIGENVNIQDLTIIHVARDVYPVEIGNNVSIGHRATLHGCKLKDNSFVGMCATLMDDVEVGEFAFIGAGALITPGKKIPPGVLVMGSPGKIIRDITDKEREIIIRTTNNYIKYKENYLQDPFYKRS; this is encoded by the coding sequence ATGAAATCAAATGATCAAATTCTGGAATATATGGGAAAAAAACCTCAAATTCATGAGTCCGTTTTTTTGGCCCCAGGTTCTCAAGTTATAGGAGATGTGGTGATTGGAAAAAATTCATCCATTTGGTTTCAGACTTTAGTGAGAGGGGATGTCAATTATATTCGAATTGGGGAAAATGTAAACATTCAAGATCTTACGATCATTCACGTAGCAAGGGATGTGTATCCGGTGGAAATTGGAAATAACGTATCGATCGGACATAGGGCGACTCTACACGGATGTAAGTTGAAAGATAATTCTTTTGTAGGAATGTGTGCGACTTTGATGGATGACGTAGAAGTAGGAGAGTTCGCTTTTATAGGAGCGGGGGCTTTGATAACACCCGGAAAAAAAATTCCTCCCGGAGTTCTTGTTATGGGATCTCCTGGAAAGATCATTCGAGATATTACCGATAAGGAAAGAGAAATTATTATACGTACAACGAATAATTATATTAAATACAAGGAGAATTATCTGCAAGATCCGTTTTATAAAAGAAGTTAA
- the cysK gene encoding cysteine synthase A, with product MKAKSILETIGNTPHVKINRLFNTKSEVYAKLERSNPGGSIKDRIALSMIEDAEKTGKLTKDSIIVEPTSGNTGIGLALVAAVKGYKLLLVMPESMSIERRRIMAAYGAEFELTPREKGMPGAIEKAKQIVAENPKAWMPQQFENEANIKIHVETTAQEIVKDFPDGLDYVITGVGTGGHITGVAQVLKQKFPKLKVFAVEPEASPVISGGKPGPHPIQGIGAGFIPKNLHTNLLDGTIQISKEEAFEYAQRAAKEEGLFIGVSSGAALAAVAKKLPEIPEGSKILTFSYDTGERYLSIEGLFPVPSNA from the coding sequence ATGAAAGCTAAGAGCATTTTAGAAACGATCGGAAATACACCTCATGTAAAAATCAATCGCTTGTTTAATACGAAAAGCGAGGTTTATGCAAAATTAGAAAGATCCAATCCAGGCGGATCCATTAAGGATCGCATCGCGCTTTCCATGATCGAAGACGCGGAAAAAACAGGGAAACTAACTAAGGACAGCATTATTGTAGAACCAACTTCTGGAAATACTGGAATCGGTTTAGCGCTCGTTGCAGCGGTTAAAGGTTATAAATTACTTTTAGTCATGCCTGAATCTATGAGCATTGAAAGAAGAAGAATAATGGCGGCTTATGGAGCGGAATTTGAATTAACTCCAAGAGAAAAAGGAATGCCGGGCGCAATCGAAAAGGCAAAACAAATCGTTGCAGAAAATCCAAAGGCGTGGATGCCTCAACAGTTCGAAAATGAAGCGAACATTAAAATCCACGTAGAAACAACCGCTCAAGAAATTGTAAAAGATTTTCCAGACGGACTAGACTATGTAATTACAGGTGTTGGAACTGGAGGACATATCACGGGTGTGGCGCAAGTTCTAAAACAAAAATTTCCTAAATTGAAGGTGTTTGCCGTGGAACCAGAGGCATCTCCGGTAATCTCCGGCGGAAAACCGGGACCACATCCGATTCAAGGAATTGGTGCGGGATTTATTCCTAAAAATTTACATACAAATCTTTTAGACGGAACCATACAAATCAGTAAAGAAGAAGCATTTGAATATGCACAAAGAGCGGCAAAAGAAGAAGGACTTTTTATCGGAGTTTCATCCGGAGCGGCACTTGCGGCGGTTGCAAAAAAGTTGCCTGAGATTCCGGAAGGTTCAAAAATATTAACTTTTTCTTATGACACTGGAGAAAGGTATCTTTCTATCGAAGGACTTTTTCCTGTTCCATCTAACGCCTAA
- the secG gene encoding preprotein translocase subunit SecG, which translates to MLNGVILTLFVFVSLFLVLLVMIQTGKGGGLLGGGSSQSVFGSSTADVLTKATRVTAILFIVLSLLLSFLFAKKEDKLMPETVPALTAPPEETKSETNTQNPDSTPPKANP; encoded by the coding sequence ATGTTAAACGGAGTCATTCTAACCCTTTTTGTTTTTGTTTCTCTCTTTTTGGTTTTACTCGTTATGATTCAGACCGGTAAGGGAGGAGGGCTTCTAGGAGGAGGCTCCAGTCAATCTGTATTTGGCTCTTCCACTGCGGATGTTCTTACTAAGGCAACTCGAGTAACAGCGATTTTATTCATTGTACTTTCTCTTCTTCTTTCCTTCCTCTTCGCCAAAAAAGAAGACAAACTGATGCCGGAAACTGTTCCCGCACTAACCGCGCCACCAGAGGAAACCAAAAGTGAAACGAATACTCAGAATCCTGATTCTACTCCTCCAAAGGCCAATCCTTAA
- the gap gene encoding type I glyceraldehyde-3-phosphate dehydrogenase, with product MTRIAINGFGRIGRLVFRAGIKDPNLEFVAINDLVTPDNLAYLLKYDSTHGRFQGTVEHTEKELIVDGKKILCVSERDPEKLPWKDLKVDYVIESTGLFTDRAGAEKHIKAGAKKVVISAPAKDKDIPTFVMGVNNEKYNPSADHIVSNASCTTNCLAPIVKVVLDNWGIEEGLMTTIHATTATQPTVDGPSKKDFRGGRGAMQNIIPASTGAAKAVGLCIPEVNGKLTGMSFRIPTPDVSVVDLTVRTTKETSLKEISAKMKAASEGAMKGILGYTEDMVVSNDFVSSTLSSIFDMDACIELNSRFFKLVSWYDNEMGYSNRVLDLIRYMAKKG from the coding sequence ATGACCAGAATAGCCATCAACGGATTTGGAAGAATTGGAAGACTCGTTTTCCGTGCAGGAATCAAAGACCCCAATCTAGAATTTGTCGCCATCAATGATTTAGTGACTCCTGATAACCTGGCCTACTTACTCAAATACGATTCCACTCACGGAAGATTTCAAGGAACCGTTGAACACACTGAAAAAGAACTCATTGTGGACGGAAAAAAAATACTATGCGTTTCCGAAAGAGATCCTGAAAAACTTCCTTGGAAAGATCTCAAAGTAGATTATGTAATCGAATCCACTGGACTTTTCACAGATAGAGCCGGTGCCGAAAAGCACATCAAAGCTGGCGCTAAAAAAGTAGTGATCTCCGCTCCTGCAAAGGATAAAGACATTCCTACCTTCGTCATGGGTGTGAACAACGAAAAATACAATCCTTCAGCCGATCACATTGTATCTAACGCATCTTGCACAACCAACTGTCTCGCACCGATCGTAAAAGTAGTTTTAGACAACTGGGGAATCGAAGAAGGTCTGATGACTACAATTCACGCTACAACTGCCACTCAACCTACCGTAGACGGACCTTCTAAAAAGGATTTCCGAGGAGGAAGAGGAGCGATGCAAAACATCATTCCTGCGTCCACCGGCGCTGCCAAAGCAGTTGGACTTTGTATTCCAGAAGTTAATGGTAAATTGACTGGAATGTCTTTTAGAATTCCAACCCCAGACGTTTCCGTGGTAGACTTAACCGTTAGAACTACAAAAGAAACTTCTCTAAAAGAAATTTCCGCTAAGATGAAAGCAGCCTCCGAAGGCGCCATGAAAGGTATTCTGGGTTATACCGAAGATATGGTAGTTTCTAACGACTTCGTAAGTTCCACACTCTCTTCTATCTTTGATATGGATGCTTGTATAGAACTCAATTCTAGATTTTTTAAATTAGTCTCTTGGTATGATAACGAAATGGGTTACTCCAACCGAGTTTTAGATCTGATCCGCTACATGGCGAAGAAAGGTTAA
- the lenA gene encoding endostatin-like outer membrane lipoprotein LenA encodes MVLFLIGFLLLNGSIYSQNKEENFHKNKSSSDTASILNRKILKIYEELGIARELLKLEKMESIPSGTFVTFLGTYPNRKGIKVSKHSIQEGKNGIEKAESKSILLEFTGTTLSKVITEVKSESMDGSDITLIRLTDETPLDQDVDDILLHSDRNGKEVRYPIQLLADNRERSEFKQEFYIKLLEDFLIQLLRLQEMQSQESAKNKKKLLQTFKDSLQY; translated from the coding sequence TTGGTTTTATTTCTTATAGGTTTTTTATTACTGAACGGCTCTATCTATTCCCAAAACAAAGAAGAAAATTTTCATAAAAACAAATCTTCTTCCGATACTGCTTCTATTTTAAATCGAAAAATTTTAAAAATCTACGAAGAGTTAGGTATCGCCAGAGAATTGTTGAAATTAGAAAAAATGGAATCGATTCCCAGCGGAACCTTTGTTACGTTTCTTGGAACCTATCCAAATCGAAAGGGAATTAAGGTTTCTAAACATTCTATTCAAGAAGGTAAGAACGGAATCGAAAAAGCGGAAAGTAAATCGATTCTCTTAGAATTTACCGGAACTACTCTTTCTAAAGTTATTACCGAAGTGAAATCAGAAAGTATGGACGGTTCCGATATAACACTGATTCGCCTAACGGATGAAACTCCTCTGGACCAGGACGTGGACGACATTCTTTTACACTCAGATAGAAACGGTAAAGAAGTTCGTTACCCGATTCAACTTCTTGCGGACAATCGAGAAAGATCAGAGTTCAAACAAGAATTTTATATCAAACTTCTGGAAGACTTTCTGATTCAGCTCTTAAGACTTCAAGAAATGCAAAGCCAAGAATCAGCAAAAAATAAAAAAAAGTTACTGCAAACTTTTAAAGATTCTCTACAATATTGA
- a CDS encoding PAS domain-containing sensor histidine kinase yields MVESVPNAILLLNRDGKIVYINNQAEKLFKYERTELIGQVVEELLPHRYRKNHPAFRDSFFLSPKVRPMGAGRDLFGLKKDGTEFPIEIGLNPVVTADGTLVLASIIDITERKKAEQRFRLVVESAPNAMVLVNSEGTISLVNTQTEKLFGYEREELIGTKLEILLPERFREAHPDRRNQFFKTPTVRSMGAGRDLFARKKNGSEVQVEIGLNPIDTDEGIMVLASIIDITERKNQESTLIRKNELEVKNKELEQFAFLASHDLQEPLRTVSNYIQVLEEDYGNTFDSNATRYLKTIDQATKRMSVLVKALLMYARIGRDQKLIFTDLNRILSEVLSDLENLILNSNAKITSDPLPNMNVYEVEFRQLLQNLISNAIKFSKKGIDPEIRIRCVKEEDYCHFSVQDNGIGIDSKYVDRIFFIFQRLHLKEEYEDHGIGLAHCKKIIELHNGRIWVESDSEVGSTFHFIIPNLN; encoded by the coding sequence ATGGTAGAATCTGTTCCAAACGCAATTCTATTGTTAAACCGGGACGGTAAGATCGTTTATATCAACAATCAAGCTGAAAAATTATTCAAATACGAACGAACTGAATTGATCGGACAGGTTGTAGAAGAACTTCTTCCTCATCGTTATCGCAAAAATCATCCAGCTTTCAGAGATTCTTTTTTTCTTTCTCCTAAAGTTCGACCTATGGGTGCTGGCAGAGATCTTTTCGGTCTTAAAAAAGACGGCACAGAGTTTCCGATCGAAATCGGTTTAAATCCAGTGGTAACCGCAGACGGTACTCTCGTTTTAGCTTCTATAATAGATATTACAGAAAGAAAAAAAGCGGAACAAAGATTTCGTCTCGTTGTAGAATCGGCGCCAAACGCAATGGTTTTAGTCAATTCGGAAGGAACAATTTCTCTCGTAAATACGCAAACGGAAAAACTATTCGGCTACGAAAGAGAAGAATTGATCGGTACAAAATTAGAAATATTACTACCGGAACGTTTTCGAGAAGCACATCCAGATCGTAGAAATCAATTTTTCAAAACACCTACCGTTCGATCTATGGGCGCGGGAAGAGATTTATTCGCCCGAAAAAAAAACGGCTCCGAAGTTCAAGTAGAAATCGGTCTCAATCCGATAGACACAGACGAAGGTATTATGGTTCTTGCTTCGATCATTGACATTACGGAAAGAAAAAATCAAGAATCCACTCTAATTCGAAAAAACGAATTGGAAGTCAAAAACAAGGAACTGGAACAATTTGCATTTTTAGCGTCTCACGATCTACAAGAACCCTTAAGAACTGTATCTAACTATATTCAAGTTTTGGAAGAAGATTATGGCAACACATTCGATTCCAACGCAACCCGTTATCTAAAAACGATCGATCAGGCAACCAAACGAATGAGCGTTTTAGTAAAAGCTCTTCTTATGTATGCAAGAATTGGTAGAGATCAAAAGTTAATATTTACGGATTTAAACCGTATTCTTTCGGAAGTTCTTTCCGATTTAGAAAATCTAATTCTCAATTCGAATGCAAAAATTACCTCAGATCCACTTCCAAATATGAACGTATACGAAGTAGAATTCAGACAACTTCTTCAAAATCTAATTTCCAACGCGATCAAGTTTTCTAAAAAAGGAATCGATCCTGAAATTCGAATTCGTTGCGTAAAAGAGGAAGACTACTGCCATTTTTCGGTCCAAGACAATGGAATCGGAATCGATTCCAAATACGTAGATAGAATTTTCTTTATATTCCAAAGACTGCATCTTAAAGAAGAATACGAAGATCATGGGATCGGATTAGCACATTGTAAAAAAATCATAGAATTACACAACGGTCGTATCTGGGTTGAATCCGATTCGGAAGTAGGAAGTACTTTTCACTTTATCATTCCTAATTTAAATTAA
- the tpiA gene encoding triose-phosphate isomerase, with translation MRKTIIAGNWKMNLSFKEAVSLAHSIREKIPSISKDKVSMVFPSTLHLENVSKILEGSGVIVGAQNCYHSGLAAFTGETSPDQLKEIGVKVVMVGHSERRQFLGESNFLCNDKIRFLLKNEFTALYCIGETLSERESGKTLEVLSSQIKEGLKEIDSVFFSNLILAYEPVWAIGTGKVATPSQAQEVHSFIRKEISGLFVGASSISESISILYGGSVKPDNIQDLLKEKDIDGGLVGGASQKISSFAGLF, from the coding sequence ATGCGTAAGACAATTATTGCAGGAAACTGGAAAATGAATTTATCTTTCAAAGAAGCCGTTTCTCTAGCACATTCGATTCGAGAAAAAATTCCATCCATCTCTAAAGATAAAGTTTCCATGGTATTTCCTTCCACTCTTCATCTTGAAAACGTTTCCAAAATTTTAGAAGGTAGCGGAGTAATCGTTGGAGCTCAAAACTGTTACCACTCCGGACTTGCTGCTTTTACAGGTGAAACCTCTCCCGATCAACTGAAAGAAATCGGGGTCAAAGTCGTGATGGTCGGCCATTCGGAACGTCGTCAATTTTTAGGAGAATCTAACTTCTTATGTAACGATAAAATTCGTTTCCTTTTAAAAAACGAATTCACCGCCCTTTATTGTATTGGAGAAACTCTTTCCGAAAGAGAATCCGGTAAAACATTGGAAGTGTTGTCTTCTCAAATTAAAGAAGGTTTAAAAGAAATCGATAGTGTATTTTTTTCCAATTTAATCCTGGCTTATGAACCTGTTTGGGCCATCGGAACCGGAAAAGTTGCCACCCCTTCTCAGGCCCAAGAAGTACATTCTTTCATTCGTAAAGAAATCTCTGGCCTTTTTGTAGGCGCCTCTTCCATTTCAGAATCCATTTCCATTCTCTACGGCGGTTCTGTAAAACCGGACAACATTCAAGATCTATTAAAAGAAAAAGATATAGACGGGGGTCTAGTCGGAGGGGCCAGTCAGAAAATCAGTTCCTTCGCTGGACTTTTCTAA
- a CDS encoding phosphoglycerate kinase, producing MELPRLENADLSGKRVFLRVDFNVPIENGKVTDKTRIEKTLPTIELLIKKGARIIIASHLGRPKGQVNPEFSLAPVVETFQDLVKSKVYFSKTVIGEDAVKLSKELKDGEILVIENVRFHKEEEENDSGFSKKLSALADIYVNDAFGAAHRAHSSTEGIARLLPAYAGLLMHKEISELSALLHKPARPFVAIIGGSKVSTKIKVLTNLFDKVNHLLIGGGMAYTFLKSRAVPVGNSLVEKEFEVQAFQLIEKAGVAGIDLQLPVDHIIGDQFSEKAKTKSVDKMGILDGWMGMDIGSKTVSNYEKIIKNAGTIFWNGPMGVFEMNKFAGGTMAIAKAVAKSKAKTVVGGGDSIAAINKAGVADKITHISTGGGASLEFMEGRKLPGVEALLKKDSK from the coding sequence ATGGAATTACCTAGACTCGAAAACGCAGATCTCTCAGGAAAACGAGTTTTCCTGAGAGTAGATTTTAACGTTCCAATAGAAAACGGAAAAGTCACAGACAAAACTAGAATTGAAAAAACTCTTCCCACAATCGAACTTCTGATTAAAAAAGGGGCGAGAATCATCATTGCGAGTCACTTAGGAAGACCCAAAGGACAAGTAAATCCCGAATTCTCCTTAGCGCCAGTAGTTGAAACTTTCCAAGATCTTGTAAAATCTAAGGTTTATTTTTCTAAAACCGTAATCGGAGAAGACGCGGTCAAACTTTCTAAAGAACTCAAAGACGGCGAAATTTTAGTGATTGAAAACGTTCGTTTTCATAAAGAAGAAGAGGAAAATGATTCTGGTTTTTCCAAAAAACTCTCTGCGTTAGCCGACATCTATGTGAACGACGCTTTTGGCGCGGCTCACAGAGCGCATTCCTCCACCGAAGGAATCGCACGTCTACTTCCTGCATATGCAGGTCTTCTAATGCACAAAGAGATCTCAGAACTTTCCGCACTTCTGCATAAACCGGCTCGCCCTTTTGTAGCGATCATAGGAGGTTCCAAAGTCTCCACTAAGATCAAGGTACTCACCAATCTATTCGACAAAGTAAATCATCTTCTTATCGGTGGTGGAATGGCTTATACGTTTTTAAAATCCAGAGCGGTCCCGGTTGGAAATTCACTCGTCGAAAAAGAATTTGAAGTTCAAGCTTTTCAGTTAATCGAAAAAGCGGGTGTCGCCGGTATCGATTTACAACTTCCCGTAGATCATATTATCGGAGATCAGTTCAGCGAAAAGGCAAAAACCAAATCCGTAGATAAGATGGGAATTTTAGACGGTTGGATGGGAATGGATATCGGTTCTAAAACGGTTTCCAACTACGAAAAGATCATCAAAAACGCCGGAACGATTTTCTGGAACGGACCAATGGGTGTTTTTGAAATGAATAAATTTGCGGGTGGAACAATGGCAATCGCAAAAGCAGTAGCCAAGTCCAAGGCTAAAACAGTCGTAGGCGGAGGAGACTCCATCGCTGCGATCAACAAAGCTGGTGTTGCAGATAAAATCACTCATATCTCAACCGGTGGAGGAGCATCCCTTGAATTTATGGAAGGTAGAAAACTCCCAGGCGTAGAAGCACTTCTCAAAAAAGATTCCAAGTAA
- the lepB gene encoding signal peptidase I: MSRSSSNQEKEKREKIKSILKQAGIGLSIGLGVAILIRSFLFFPFTLETKDMLPTYSPGKRIYFHRFVNRSNLYLGDLVLVKHPTQEGKVVFSRISGKPGDTVQMKNKILYRNNHPEDISGVGSGFTLQFEDKRGAFPSSFSGRDNGEPLILKDRDYFLLCDNRDSCSDSRDFGPIPIENILGKAF; this comes from the coding sequence ATGAGTAGAAGTTCTTCTAACCAAGAAAAAGAAAAAAGGGAAAAAATAAAATCCATTCTCAAACAAGCCGGTATCGGACTTTCGATCGGTTTAGGCGTTGCGATTTTGATTCGATCCTTTCTTTTTTTTCCATTTACATTGGAAACTAAAGATATGCTTCCTACTTATTCTCCTGGAAAAAGAATTTATTTCCATCGATTTGTGAATCGTTCCAATCTCTATCTTGGAGATTTAGTTTTAGTCAAACATCCAACTCAAGAAGGTAAGGTGGTTTTTTCTAGGATCTCCGGAAAACCAGGAGACACGGTTCAAATGAAAAATAAGATCTTGTATCGTAATAATCATCCGGAAGATATTTCTGGAGTTGGAAGTGGTTTTACACTTCAGTTCGAAGATAAACGAGGAGCGTTTCCTTCCAGTTTTTCCGGCAGAGACAACGGAGAACCTTTGATTCTTAAAGACAGAGATTATTTTCTTCTCTGCGACAATCGAGATTCCTGCTCCGACTCTAGAGATTTTGGTCCAATCCCCATAGAAAACATATTAGGAAAGGCGTTCTAA